Within Triticum dicoccoides isolate Atlit2015 ecotype Zavitan chromosome 1B, WEW_v2.0, whole genome shotgun sequence, the genomic segment TGGTAAATTTAAAGAAGAAATAGTTCCAGTTCATACAAAGGTAACGTAGTGCCTTGGTGTTCTCTTCCCAAATAACTGTGTCTACTTTTGAGGAATTTGTACTCAAAAGTTAGAATTGTTTGACCTGCCCTGACACTTATGTTATCTTGCAAAGATCGTGGATCCAAAAACTGGTGAAGAAAAGGAGATTGTGGTCTCAGCAGATGATGGAATCCGATCGAATACCACACTGGCAGTCCTGTCAAAACTTAAACCAGCATTTTCTAAGGACGGGACCACTACTGCTGGTAACCAATAGGAAAATCTAACTGAATGCAGATTTCTTTTAGCGGTATCACTCTTAAAAGATTGATGTCCTTTTAATCGTAGGAAATGCTAGCCAAGTAAGTGATGGAGCTGGAGCTGTCCTACTAATGAGGCGAGATGTTGCTACACAGAAGGGTCTTCCAATTCTTGGAATCTACAGGTATCAGTACTTTCTCTATATGTTTTGCAACATAGTACATAGGTAGAATCATGCTCATATTCTGTAGAAAAATTTCCTGCGGTTATTGGCAACATATTAACACTTCGGTTTACGCTTTTACTACCAACATTGTGGCTCGACACTTTTTGGGCATCAAAACAGAGAGAATTATGATACTTATAATCATCACAGTATTCTGTTTTCACTCAACATGAGAGCCGAATTTGCAAATGTAGGAGCTTTGCTGCAGTTGGAGTTGATCCAGCTGTGATGGGCGTTGGTCCTGCTGTTGCTATCCCAGCAGCAGTGAAGGCCGCGGGCCTTCAAATTAACGATGTTGACCTTTTTGAGATTAATGAGGTATACTTCCATCTAGTTCTTCCATTCGATATACTACTATATCCACCGATGATACTCATTTGCTCCTGTACATAGGCTTTTGCATCTCAGTATGTGTACTGCTCAAAAAAGTTGGATCTCGATCCCGCAAAAGTCAATGTTAATGGGGGTGCAATTGCTCTTGGACATCCATTGGGTGCCACAGGTATCTGTTTTTAATCAATGCTGTGTGCACCTGGCGCTCATCACTTGCTTGATTCTTGGACTGGTTGACACTGCTTTACCCCAAACAGACAGTCTCGTGTGCTGCAGCCACTTGCATGTGGTATATATACTGAGTGGCGATAACATTTCCATTTTTTTCATCTTGGCAGGTGCGCGATGTGTCAGCACTCTTCTCAACGAGATGAAGCGCCGAGGCAAGGACTGCCGGTTTGGAGTGATTTCCATGTGCATAGGTACATGATTTAGTTGCATGGAAAGAACGGTCGTTGATTCGATAGTAGAACTGCAAATGACAGAAGTTATTGATGAACAGGTTCCGGGATGGGTGCGGCCGCCGTTTTCGAGCGTGGAGATGCGGTGGATGAGCTGACGAATGCCCGAGGGGTGCCCTCGCTTAACTGGCTCTCCAAAGACACCGTGTAACTATTTCTCATGCAAATTGTGTAGCTGCCACCATTGTTCTCAAAATTATCAAAGCGTGTCGGGGCTGGGGAATAAGTTGATCCTGCATTTGTAATTCTTCTTGGGTCATGAAAAATCTTATCAGCGTCTGAGCTTATTTGTTTCACCGTTTTGTGTCTCTGTTCCTAAAATAGTGCTTTGATAAATAAATTCGGATAAACTCTCGTCTTGACGCTACAAAtcatatttgcattttatttgtatATGTGGTATGTTAGTTCTTGTTTAGAACAGAAAATGAAAACTATAGGAATTTCGGAGGATTGACATCTAGTAAACCGTGCGCAAATATGTGCAACACAGGATGGCTCTCCCAACTGCTCCTGTACGGACAGGCGCTGTGGGCGACCGCGCCGACACGGGCGGTGATTCCGTGCTTTCCCCTGTCTCCGGCGCCCTCGCGGTGCGTTCTCGAGTCGGGGAGGGTGAGCGGCAGGCGCTCGGCGCGGCGGCGAGCAGGCAGCAGGGCTGCCCATCCGCAGGCGCGCGGGGTTGGTCGGGGAGCCATTTCTGGGCTTTAGCAGAGGAGGATTCCGACGACGATGAGGGGAGCCATTTCTGGGCTTTAGCAGAGGAGGATTTCGACGACGATGAGGAGGCGGTGTCGTGCGGTGAGGCGGGCGCTGTGGAATGAGGCCGGACGGCGTGCTCCGTCGGCGACTTCGTCGTGCGCACGGAGGAGCTTGGGGGCTCCTTCAAGGCCAACCGCCGGGGTGCGTTCGCGCCGGGGGGCCGTGGCCCCAGGCGGCTGGCGGTGGCTGCCCGCAGGGTGGCTCGTGCG encodes:
- the LOC119332370 gene encoding 3-ketoacyl-CoA thiolase 2, peroxisomal-like, producing the protein MEKALDRQRILLRHLEPAAGASPAASAISASACAAGESAAYHRGPCFADDVVIVAAYRTAICKAKRGSFKDTLPEDLLVPVFKALVDKTKLNPSEVGDIVVGTVLAPGSQRAIECRMAALYAGFPDTVPLKTVNRQCSSGLQAVADVAAAIKAGMYDIGIAAGVESMTVNKVDLIGKVNPKVELFAQARDCLLPMGLTSENVAQQFGITRMEQDQAAVESHRKAAAAVAAGKFKEEIVPVHTKIVDPKTGEEKEIVVSADDGIRSNTTLAVLSKLKPAFSKDGTTTAGNASQVSDGAGAVLLMRRDVATQKGLPILGIYRSFAAVGVDPAVMGVGPAVAIPAAVKAAGLQINDVDLFEINEAFASQYVYCSKKLDLDPAKVNVNGGAIALGHPLGATGARCVSTLLNEMKRRGKDCRFGVISMCIGSGMGAAAVFERGDAVDELTNARGVPSLNWLSKDTV